From a region of the Rhinopithecus roxellana isolate Shanxi Qingling chromosome 8, ASM756505v1, whole genome shotgun sequence genome:
- the ZNF687 gene encoding zinc finger protein 687 isoform X1 — protein sequence MGRGLGPADMGDMKTPDFDDLLAAFDIPDIDANEAIHSGPEENEGPGGPGKPEPGVGSESGDTAAASAGDGPGVPAQASDHGLPPPDISVVSVIVKNTVCPEQSEALAGGSAGDGARAAGVTKEGPVGPHRMQNGFGGPEPPLPETPHSPAPPSGGTWKEKGMEGKTALDLFAHFGPEPGDHPDPLPPSAPSPPQEGAMTPPSFPSSFELAQENGPGMQPPVSSPPLGPLKQESCSPHQPQGLAPQGSGSSPEATDIPASASPPRVAGVPFFKQSPGHQSPLASPKVPVCQPLKEDDDEGPVDKSSPGSPQSPSSGAEAADEDSNDSPASSSSRPLKVRIKTIKTSCGNITRTVTRVPSDPDPPAPLAEGAFLAEASLLKLSPATPTSEGPKVVSVQLGDGTRLKGTVLPVATIQNASTAMLMAASVARKAVVLPGGTATSPKMIAKNVLGLVPQALPKAEGRAGLGTGGQKVNGASVVMVQPSKTATGPSTGGGTVISRTQSSLVEAFNKILNSKNLLPAYRPNLSPPAEAGLALPPTGYRCLECGDAFSLEKSLARHYDRRSMRIEVTCNHCARRLVFFNKCSLLLHAREHKDKGLVMQCSHLVMRPVALDQMVGQPDITPLLPVAVPPVSGPLVLPALGKGEGAITSSAITTVAAEAPVLPLSTEPPTAPATSAYTCFRCLECKEQCRDKAGMAAHFQQLGPPAPGATSNVCPTCPMMLPNRCSFSAHQRMHKNRPPHVCPECGGNFLQANFQTHLREACLHVSRRVGYRCPSCSVVFGGVNSIKSHIQTSHCEVFHKCPICPMAFKSGPSAHAHLYSQHPSFQTQQAKLIYKCAMCDTVFTHKPLLSSHFDQHLLPQRVSVFKCPSCPLLFAQKRTMLEHLKNTHQSGRLEETTGKGSGGALLTPKTEPEELAVSQGGAAPATEESSSSSEEEEVPSSPEPPRPAKRPRRELGSKGLKGGGGGPGGWTCGLCHSWFPERDEYVAHMKKEHGKSVKKFPCRLCERSFCSAPSLRRHVRVNHEGIKRVYPCRYCTEGKRTFSSRLILEKHVQVRHGLQLGAQSPGRGTTLARGSSARAQGPGRKRRQSSDSCSEEPDSTTPPAKSLRGGPGSGGHGPLRYRSSGSTEQSLMVGLRVEDGAQQCLDCGLCFASPGSLSRHRFISHKKRRGVGKASALGLGDGEEEAPPSRSDPDGGDSPLPASGGPLTCKVCGKSCDSPLNLKTHFRTHGMAFIRARQGAIGDN from the exons ATGGGGAGAG GTCTGGGACCTGCCGATATGGGGGACATGAAGACCCCTGATTTTGATGACCTCCTTGCTGCCTTTGACATCCCTGACATTGATGCGAATGAAGCCATCCATTCTGGGCCAGAAGAAAATGAGGGGCCAggaggcccagggaagccagAACCAGGTGTGGGAAGTGAATCTGGAGACACAGCAGCAGCCTCAGCTGGGGATGGCCCTGGAGTTCCAGCCCAGGCCTCTGATCATGGCTTGCCACCGCCAGACATTTCTGTAGTCAGTGTCATTGTCAAGAACACTGTGTGTCCTGAGCAGTCTGAGGCCCTGGCTGGAGGCTCAGCAGGGGACGGGGCCCGGGCTGCTGGGGTAACTAAGGAAGGGCCTGTGGGGCCTCATCGAATGCAGAATGGTTTTGGGGGCCCTGAACCTCCCCTCCCAGAAACCCCCCACTCTCCTGCTCCTCCCAGTGGGGGCACCTGGAAAGAAAAAGGCATGGAAGGCAAAACTGCCTTGGACCTGTTTGCTCATTTTGGCCCTGAGCCAGGGGACCACCCGGatcccctgcctccctctgcaCCCTCTCCCCCTCAGGAGGGGGCTATGACCCCACcttctttcccctcttcctttGAGCTGGCCCAGGAGAATGGCCCAGGCATGCAGCCACCTGTTTCTTCCCCACCGTTGGGGCCCTTGAAGCAGGAGAGCTGCAGCCCCCATCAACCCCAGGGCCTAGCCCCACAAGGCTCAGGCTCCAGCCCTGAGGCCACGGACATCCCTGCCAGTGCCTCGCCTCCCCGAGTTGCTGGGGTGCCCTTCTTCAAGCAGTCTCCAGGGCACCAGAGCCCTCTTGCCTCCCCCAAAGTGCCCGTCTGTCAGCCCTTGAAGGAAGATGATGATGAGGGGCCAGTGGACAAGTCTTCCCCAGGAAGTCCCCAGAGTCCCTCTAGTGGAGCTGAGGCTGCAGATGAGGACAGCAATGACTCCCCTGCCTCCAGCTCCTCTAGGCCTCTTAAGGTGCGGATCAAGACCATTAAAACATCCTGCGGGAATATCACAAGGACTGTAACTCGGGTCCCCTCAGatcctgatccacctgcccccTTGGCTGAGGGGGCCTTCTTGGCTGAGGCTAGCCTCTTGAAGCTATCCCCTGCAACACCTACTTCGGAGGGGCCAAAGGTGGTGAGCGTACAGTTGGGTGATGGTACAAGGCTGAAAGGCACTGTGCTGCCTGTGGCCACCATCCAGAATGCCAGTACTGCCATGCTGATGGCAGCCAGTGTGGCCCGCAAAGCTGTGGTGCTGCCTGGGGGGACTGCCACCAGCCCTAAGATGATTGCTAAGAATGTGCTAGGCCTGGTGCCCCAAGCCCTGCCTAAGGCTGAGGGGCGGGCAGGGCTGGGGACTGGGGGACAGAAGGTGAATGGTGCCTCAGTGGTGATGGTGCAACCTTCAAAGACAGCTACTGGGCCGAGTACAGGGGGCGGCACAGTGATCTCACGGACCCAGTCCAGCCTGGTGGAGGCCTTCAACAAGATCCTCAACAGCAAGAACCTGCTCCCTGCCTATAGGCCAAACCTGAGCCCACCAGCTGAGGCTGGGCTGGCCCTGCCTCCCACCGGCTACCGCTGCCTGGAGTGTGGGGATGCCTTCTCGTTGGAGAAGAGCCTGGCACGGCACTATGACCGCCGGAGCATGCGCATCGAGGTCACCTGCAACCACTGCGCCCGCCGCCTGGTCTTCTTCAACAAGTGCAGCCTGCTCCTGCATGCACGTGAACACAAGGACAAGGGGCTCGTTATGCAGTGCTCACATTTGGTCATGAGGCCCGTAGCCCTTGACCAGATGGTGGGGCAGCCGGACATCACACCCTTGCTGCCTGTAGCTGTCCCACCTGTCTCTGGACCTCTGGTCTTGCCTGCCTTGGGCAAGGGTGAGGGGGCCATCACCTCCTCTGCCATTACTACAGTTGCTGCTGAGGCCCCTGTCCTGCCACTCTCCACTGAGCCGCCTACTGCCCCTGCCACCTCTGCTTACACGTGCTTTCGCTGCCTGGAGTGCAAGGAGCAGTGCCGGGACAAGGCTGGCATGGCAGCTCACTTCCAGCAGCTCGGCCCCCCTGCCCCTGGGGCCACCAGCAAT GTGTGCCCAACCTGCCCCATGATGCTCCCCAATCGCTGCAGCTTCAGCGCCCACCAGCGCATGCATAAGAATCGACCCCCCCATGTCTGTCCTGAGTGTGGGGGCAACTTCCTGCAAGCCAATTTTCAGACCCATCTCCGGGAGGCCTGTCTGCACGTCTCTCGCCGTGTGGGATACAG GTGCCCCAGCTGTTCAGTTGTGTTTGGGGGTGTGAACTCCATCAAGTCCCACATCCAGACGTCGCACTGCGAGGTTTTCCACAAGTGCCCCATCTGCCCCATGGCCTTCAAGTCTGGGCCCAGCGCCCATGCCCACCTCTACTCCCAGCATCCCAGCTTCCAAACTCAGCAGGCCAA GCTGATCTACAAGTGCGCCATGTGTGACACAGTCTTCACTCACAAACCCCTCCTCTCCTCACACTTCGACCAGCACTTGCTGCCCCAGCGTGTCAGTGTCTTTAAGTGCCCATCTTGTCCTCTGCTTTTTGCCCAAAAAAGGACCATGCTGGAACATCTCAAG AACACCCATCAGTCTGGGCGCTTGGAGGAGACTACTGGGAAAGGGTCCGGGGGTGCCCTGCTGACCCCCAAGACTGAGCCTGAGGAGCTGGCTGTTTCTCAGGGAGGGGCAGCCCCTGCTACTGAGGAGTCGTCTTCATCTTCAGAAGAGGAGGAAGTACCCAGCTCCCCTGAGCCCCCCCGTCCAGCCAAACGGCCTCGGCGGGAACTAGGGAGCAAAGGCCTCAAGGGTGGCGGTGGGGGGCCTGGAGGCTGGACCTGTGGCCTGTGTCACTCCTGGTTCCCTGAGCGTGACGAATATGTGGCCCACATGAAGAAGGAGCATGGCAAG TCAGTGAAAAAGTTTCCCTGTCGCCTTTGTGAGCGCTCCTTCTGCTCCGCCCCCAGCCTGAGGCGTCATGTCAGGGTCAATCACGAGGGCATCAAGCGAGTGTACCCCTGCAG GTATTGCACAGAGGGAAAACGCACCTTCAGCAGCCGCCTGATCCTGGAGAAACATGTCCAGGTCCGGCACGGCTTGCAGCTTGGGGCCCAGTCCCCTGGCCGGGGGACCACTTTGGCTCGGGGTTCCAGTGCCAGAGCCCAG GGGCCAGGTCGGAAACGCCGCCAGTCCTCTGACTCTTGCAGTGAGGAGCCTGACAGCACGACACCGCCAGCCAAGTCCCTCAGGGGCGGACCTGGATCTGGAGGCCATGGCCCCCTGCGCTACCGGAGCAGCGGCTCCACAGAACAGAGCCTCATGGTGGGGTTGAGGGTGGAAGATGGTGCCCAGCAATGCCTCGACTGTGGCTTGTGCTTTGCCTCCCCTGGCTCCCTGAGCCGTCACCGTTTCATCAGCCACAAGAAGAGACGGGGTGTGGGTAAAGCCAGTGCcctggggctgggggatggggaggaagaGGCCCCTCCATCAAGGTCTGACCCCGATGGTGGAGACTCACCCCTGCCTGCCTCTGGAGGCCCACTGACCTGTAAGGTCTGTGGCAAGAGCTGCGACAGCCCTCTCAACCTCAAGACCCACTTCCGCACGCATGGCATGGCGTTCATCAGGGCTCGGCAGGGGGCTATTGGGGATAACTAG
- the ZNF687 gene encoding zinc finger protein 687 isoform X2, whose amino-acid sequence MGDMKTPDFDDLLAAFDIPDIDANEAIHSGPEENEGPGGPGKPEPGVGSESGDTAAASAGDGPGVPAQASDHGLPPPDISVVSVIVKNTVCPEQSEALAGGSAGDGARAAGVTKEGPVGPHRMQNGFGGPEPPLPETPHSPAPPSGGTWKEKGMEGKTALDLFAHFGPEPGDHPDPLPPSAPSPPQEGAMTPPSFPSSFELAQENGPGMQPPVSSPPLGPLKQESCSPHQPQGLAPQGSGSSPEATDIPASASPPRVAGVPFFKQSPGHQSPLASPKVPVCQPLKEDDDEGPVDKSSPGSPQSPSSGAEAADEDSNDSPASSSSRPLKVRIKTIKTSCGNITRTVTRVPSDPDPPAPLAEGAFLAEASLLKLSPATPTSEGPKVVSVQLGDGTRLKGTVLPVATIQNASTAMLMAASVARKAVVLPGGTATSPKMIAKNVLGLVPQALPKAEGRAGLGTGGQKVNGASVVMVQPSKTATGPSTGGGTVISRTQSSLVEAFNKILNSKNLLPAYRPNLSPPAEAGLALPPTGYRCLECGDAFSLEKSLARHYDRRSMRIEVTCNHCARRLVFFNKCSLLLHAREHKDKGLVMQCSHLVMRPVALDQMVGQPDITPLLPVAVPPVSGPLVLPALGKGEGAITSSAITTVAAEAPVLPLSTEPPTAPATSAYTCFRCLECKEQCRDKAGMAAHFQQLGPPAPGATSNVCPTCPMMLPNRCSFSAHQRMHKNRPPHVCPECGGNFLQANFQTHLREACLHVSRRVGYRCPSCSVVFGGVNSIKSHIQTSHCEVFHKCPICPMAFKSGPSAHAHLYSQHPSFQTQQAKLIYKCAMCDTVFTHKPLLSSHFDQHLLPQRVSVFKCPSCPLLFAQKRTMLEHLKNTHQSGRLEETTGKGSGGALLTPKTEPEELAVSQGGAAPATEESSSSSEEEEVPSSPEPPRPAKRPRRELGSKGLKGGGGGPGGWTCGLCHSWFPERDEYVAHMKKEHGKSVKKFPCRLCERSFCSAPSLRRHVRVNHEGIKRVYPCRYCTEGKRTFSSRLILEKHVQVRHGLQLGAQSPGRGTTLARGSSARAQGPGRKRRQSSDSCSEEPDSTTPPAKSLRGGPGSGGHGPLRYRSSGSTEQSLMVGLRVEDGAQQCLDCGLCFASPGSLSRHRFISHKKRRGVGKASALGLGDGEEEAPPSRSDPDGGDSPLPASGGPLTCKVCGKSCDSPLNLKTHFRTHGMAFIRARQGAIGDN is encoded by the exons ATGGGGGACATGAAGACCCCTGATTTTGATGACCTCCTTGCTGCCTTTGACATCCCTGACATTGATGCGAATGAAGCCATCCATTCTGGGCCAGAAGAAAATGAGGGGCCAggaggcccagggaagccagAACCAGGTGTGGGAAGTGAATCTGGAGACACAGCAGCAGCCTCAGCTGGGGATGGCCCTGGAGTTCCAGCCCAGGCCTCTGATCATGGCTTGCCACCGCCAGACATTTCTGTAGTCAGTGTCATTGTCAAGAACACTGTGTGTCCTGAGCAGTCTGAGGCCCTGGCTGGAGGCTCAGCAGGGGACGGGGCCCGGGCTGCTGGGGTAACTAAGGAAGGGCCTGTGGGGCCTCATCGAATGCAGAATGGTTTTGGGGGCCCTGAACCTCCCCTCCCAGAAACCCCCCACTCTCCTGCTCCTCCCAGTGGGGGCACCTGGAAAGAAAAAGGCATGGAAGGCAAAACTGCCTTGGACCTGTTTGCTCATTTTGGCCCTGAGCCAGGGGACCACCCGGatcccctgcctccctctgcaCCCTCTCCCCCTCAGGAGGGGGCTATGACCCCACcttctttcccctcttcctttGAGCTGGCCCAGGAGAATGGCCCAGGCATGCAGCCACCTGTTTCTTCCCCACCGTTGGGGCCCTTGAAGCAGGAGAGCTGCAGCCCCCATCAACCCCAGGGCCTAGCCCCACAAGGCTCAGGCTCCAGCCCTGAGGCCACGGACATCCCTGCCAGTGCCTCGCCTCCCCGAGTTGCTGGGGTGCCCTTCTTCAAGCAGTCTCCAGGGCACCAGAGCCCTCTTGCCTCCCCCAAAGTGCCCGTCTGTCAGCCCTTGAAGGAAGATGATGATGAGGGGCCAGTGGACAAGTCTTCCCCAGGAAGTCCCCAGAGTCCCTCTAGTGGAGCTGAGGCTGCAGATGAGGACAGCAATGACTCCCCTGCCTCCAGCTCCTCTAGGCCTCTTAAGGTGCGGATCAAGACCATTAAAACATCCTGCGGGAATATCACAAGGACTGTAACTCGGGTCCCCTCAGatcctgatccacctgcccccTTGGCTGAGGGGGCCTTCTTGGCTGAGGCTAGCCTCTTGAAGCTATCCCCTGCAACACCTACTTCGGAGGGGCCAAAGGTGGTGAGCGTACAGTTGGGTGATGGTACAAGGCTGAAAGGCACTGTGCTGCCTGTGGCCACCATCCAGAATGCCAGTACTGCCATGCTGATGGCAGCCAGTGTGGCCCGCAAAGCTGTGGTGCTGCCTGGGGGGACTGCCACCAGCCCTAAGATGATTGCTAAGAATGTGCTAGGCCTGGTGCCCCAAGCCCTGCCTAAGGCTGAGGGGCGGGCAGGGCTGGGGACTGGGGGACAGAAGGTGAATGGTGCCTCAGTGGTGATGGTGCAACCTTCAAAGACAGCTACTGGGCCGAGTACAGGGGGCGGCACAGTGATCTCACGGACCCAGTCCAGCCTGGTGGAGGCCTTCAACAAGATCCTCAACAGCAAGAACCTGCTCCCTGCCTATAGGCCAAACCTGAGCCCACCAGCTGAGGCTGGGCTGGCCCTGCCTCCCACCGGCTACCGCTGCCTGGAGTGTGGGGATGCCTTCTCGTTGGAGAAGAGCCTGGCACGGCACTATGACCGCCGGAGCATGCGCATCGAGGTCACCTGCAACCACTGCGCCCGCCGCCTGGTCTTCTTCAACAAGTGCAGCCTGCTCCTGCATGCACGTGAACACAAGGACAAGGGGCTCGTTATGCAGTGCTCACATTTGGTCATGAGGCCCGTAGCCCTTGACCAGATGGTGGGGCAGCCGGACATCACACCCTTGCTGCCTGTAGCTGTCCCACCTGTCTCTGGACCTCTGGTCTTGCCTGCCTTGGGCAAGGGTGAGGGGGCCATCACCTCCTCTGCCATTACTACAGTTGCTGCTGAGGCCCCTGTCCTGCCACTCTCCACTGAGCCGCCTACTGCCCCTGCCACCTCTGCTTACACGTGCTTTCGCTGCCTGGAGTGCAAGGAGCAGTGCCGGGACAAGGCTGGCATGGCAGCTCACTTCCAGCAGCTCGGCCCCCCTGCCCCTGGGGCCACCAGCAAT GTGTGCCCAACCTGCCCCATGATGCTCCCCAATCGCTGCAGCTTCAGCGCCCACCAGCGCATGCATAAGAATCGACCCCCCCATGTCTGTCCTGAGTGTGGGGGCAACTTCCTGCAAGCCAATTTTCAGACCCATCTCCGGGAGGCCTGTCTGCACGTCTCTCGCCGTGTGGGATACAG GTGCCCCAGCTGTTCAGTTGTGTTTGGGGGTGTGAACTCCATCAAGTCCCACATCCAGACGTCGCACTGCGAGGTTTTCCACAAGTGCCCCATCTGCCCCATGGCCTTCAAGTCTGGGCCCAGCGCCCATGCCCACCTCTACTCCCAGCATCCCAGCTTCCAAACTCAGCAGGCCAA GCTGATCTACAAGTGCGCCATGTGTGACACAGTCTTCACTCACAAACCCCTCCTCTCCTCACACTTCGACCAGCACTTGCTGCCCCAGCGTGTCAGTGTCTTTAAGTGCCCATCTTGTCCTCTGCTTTTTGCCCAAAAAAGGACCATGCTGGAACATCTCAAG AACACCCATCAGTCTGGGCGCTTGGAGGAGACTACTGGGAAAGGGTCCGGGGGTGCCCTGCTGACCCCCAAGACTGAGCCTGAGGAGCTGGCTGTTTCTCAGGGAGGGGCAGCCCCTGCTACTGAGGAGTCGTCTTCATCTTCAGAAGAGGAGGAAGTACCCAGCTCCCCTGAGCCCCCCCGTCCAGCCAAACGGCCTCGGCGGGAACTAGGGAGCAAAGGCCTCAAGGGTGGCGGTGGGGGGCCTGGAGGCTGGACCTGTGGCCTGTGTCACTCCTGGTTCCCTGAGCGTGACGAATATGTGGCCCACATGAAGAAGGAGCATGGCAAG TCAGTGAAAAAGTTTCCCTGTCGCCTTTGTGAGCGCTCCTTCTGCTCCGCCCCCAGCCTGAGGCGTCATGTCAGGGTCAATCACGAGGGCATCAAGCGAGTGTACCCCTGCAG GTATTGCACAGAGGGAAAACGCACCTTCAGCAGCCGCCTGATCCTGGAGAAACATGTCCAGGTCCGGCACGGCTTGCAGCTTGGGGCCCAGTCCCCTGGCCGGGGGACCACTTTGGCTCGGGGTTCCAGTGCCAGAGCCCAG GGGCCAGGTCGGAAACGCCGCCAGTCCTCTGACTCTTGCAGTGAGGAGCCTGACAGCACGACACCGCCAGCCAAGTCCCTCAGGGGCGGACCTGGATCTGGAGGCCATGGCCCCCTGCGCTACCGGAGCAGCGGCTCCACAGAACAGAGCCTCATGGTGGGGTTGAGGGTGGAAGATGGTGCCCAGCAATGCCTCGACTGTGGCTTGTGCTTTGCCTCCCCTGGCTCCCTGAGCCGTCACCGTTTCATCAGCCACAAGAAGAGACGGGGTGTGGGTAAAGCCAGTGCcctggggctgggggatggggaggaagaGGCCCCTCCATCAAGGTCTGACCCCGATGGTGGAGACTCACCCCTGCCTGCCTCTGGAGGCCCACTGACCTGTAAGGTCTGTGGCAAGAGCTGCGACAGCCCTCTCAACCTCAAGACCCACTTCCGCACGCATGGCATGGCGTTCATCAGGGCTCGGCAGGGGGCTATTGGGGATAACTAG